The following are encoded in a window of Rhodomicrobium lacus genomic DNA:
- the trpD gene encoding anthranilate phosphoribosyltransferase has product MTSPATAPVASPADLHAGFRFALEKAATGATLGEEEARAAFLAIMHGAVSEIELAAFLAALKARGETVDEIAGAVAAMRSLMVPVEAPEGALDVVGTGGDAKGTFNISTATAFVLAGAGVPVAKHGNRAVSSKSGAADVLEKLGVTLKMPVERHARCFERAGLTFLWAPTHHPAMRHAAPVRAALKLRTIFNLLGPLTNPASAKRMLIGAYSEDWLQPMAEVLRRNGAHHVWAVHGADGMDELSTTGTSRVVELKNGTLSTFDVHPRDAGLPEARLDDLQAGTPEDAAIAMRALLRGKPGPFRDIVLFNAAAAFIVAGRAADLRDGAALAAASIDEGYAEKALDALIAASADTPDAANDDRPNAAVTG; this is encoded by the coding sequence ATGACTTCGCCCGCAACAGCGCCTGTGGCTTCCCCCGCCGACCTTCATGCCGGCTTCCGTTTCGCGCTGGAAAAAGCCGCCACCGGGGCGACGCTCGGCGAGGAGGAGGCGCGCGCGGCCTTCCTCGCCATCATGCACGGCGCGGTTTCCGAGATCGAACTGGCGGCTTTCCTCGCGGCGCTGAAGGCGCGCGGGGAAACGGTGGATGAGATCGCGGGCGCGGTCGCCGCCATGCGGTCGCTGATGGTGCCGGTCGAAGCGCCGGAAGGCGCGCTCGATGTCGTCGGTACCGGCGGCGATGCAAAGGGCACATTCAATATCTCGACCGCCACGGCATTCGTGCTGGCGGGCGCCGGCGTGCCCGTGGCGAAACACGGCAACCGGGCGGTATCGTCGAAATCGGGCGCGGCCGACGTGCTCGAAAAGCTTGGCGTCACGCTGAAAATGCCGGTCGAGCGGCACGCGCGCTGCTTCGAACGAGCCGGGCTGACGTTTCTGTGGGCGCCGACGCATCACCCCGCGATGCGCCACGCCGCGCCGGTTCGGGCCGCTCTCAAACTGCGCACGATCTTCAACCTGCTCGGGCCGCTGACCAATCCCGCCAGCGCAAAGCGCATGCTGATCGGGGCCTATTCGGAGGATTGGCTCCAACCCATGGCGGAAGTGCTTCGGCGCAATGGGGCGCACCATGTATGGGCCGTGCATGGCGCCGACGGCATGGACGAACTTTCCACAACGGGCACAAGCCGCGTAGTCGAATTGAAGAACGGTACGCTCTCGACATTCGACGTGCACCCGAGGGATGCCGGGCTGCCGGAAGCGCGTCTCGACGATCTGCAGGCGGGGACGCCGGAAGACGCCGCCATCGCAATGCGCGCGCTTCTTCGCGGCAAGCCGGGGCCCTTCCGCGATATCGTGCTTTTCAATGCCGCAGCCGCCTTCATCGTCGCGGGCCGTGCGGCCGACCTTCGCGACGGTGCGGCGCTCGCTGCGGCCTCCATCGATGAAGGATACGCCGAAAAGGCACTCGACGCGCTGATCGCCGCCAGCGCCGACACTCCCGACGCCGCCAATGACGACCGGCCGAACGCGGCCGTGACAGGATAA
- a CDS encoding anthranilate synthase component II has product MIIIIDNYDSFTYNLVHYFGDLGVETLVYRNDEKTVPQVFAEKPEAIVMSPGPCTPNEAGICLELVRENKGRIPLFGVCLGHQTIGQAFGGKVIRAPILMHGKISHIHHEGTSLFRGLPDAFEATRYHSLIVESGTLPDCLTATARTSDGLIMALEHKDEPTYGVQFHPESIASQYGHAILANFLTLAGVRFSPRKPGLLPSAPSATVAA; this is encoded by the coding sequence ATGATCATCATCATCGATAATTACGACAGCTTCACTTACAACCTCGTCCATTACTTCGGCGATCTCGGCGTGGAAACGCTGGTCTATCGCAACGACGAAAAGACGGTGCCCCAAGTCTTCGCCGAGAAGCCCGAAGCCATTGTGATGTCGCCCGGCCCGTGTACGCCCAACGAGGCGGGCATCTGCCTCGAACTCGTGCGCGAGAACAAGGGCCGCATCCCGCTGTTCGGCGTCTGCCTCGGCCATCAGACCATCGGGCAGGCGTTCGGCGGGAAGGTCATCCGCGCGCCGATCCTCATGCACGGCAAGATATCGCACATACATCATGAGGGCACGAGCCTGTTTCGCGGCCTGCCGGATGCGTTCGAGGCGACGCGCTACCACTCGCTGATCGTCGAAAGCGGCACGCTGCCCGACTGCCTCACCGCGACGGCGCGCACCTCGGATGGCCTCATCATGGCGCTCGAACACAAGGACGAGCCGACATATGGCGTGCAGTTTCATCCCGAGAGCATCGCGAGCCAGTACGGTCATGCGATCCTCGCGAACTTCCTGACGTTGGCGGGGGTCCGCTTCTCGCCGAGAAAGCCGGGGCTTTTGCCTTCCGCGCCCTCCGCAACCGTGGCAGCGTGA
- a CDS encoding L,D-transpeptidase family protein → MNLSFTSRLALIACLSTVVPQAMAQDADNRPPLADLDALATTEPQTEAGPENAAPAPGSLDDVKAEVTPHKAPAVHAANPSVKNAAAKHEAPAASDSPIESAIPDPLAPPEDDGAALLAPGAPAHPAAAAEAPAGDAVAPLVVERAANAGGKADARDDVGAVKAFYNAAKGKPIWTTAEGFTPAALKTIREIRAADSYGLDATAFELPDSAGATAEARADAEVKLSLAVLKYARHARGGRLDPPSISPAMDRKPHVYVPKSVLEAIASADEADAYLRGLHPKSEQFKQLRQALIALGKATDSGAPSIRIPAGKTFKPGDDDAQIALIRKRLNAGLEAPRDTIYDEALLVAVNRFQKERGLEVNGIVDKKLRAALNEGVGASVEEKKMRLIVNMERWRWMPDNLGDFYVWNSIPEQITRVYDRGRMVLQERIVVGKPTSQTPSFSANMQFVIFNPEWGVPDGIKANEIAPKLRRAAPSAPVEDFFDFLGGRRNAGGGGGGGASSVLQRLGGLRVTYNGRDVDPDSVDWSRVDVRRYSFIQPAGPRNALGMVKFRFPNKHDVYMHDTPEKSLFGSATRAFSHGCMRTQNPLRFAEVILAYDNGTTPEQIRRQIETGQTVENKLTKTIPVHMVYFTAAPDEKGEIRYFSDLYGLDARVASALKGESFRFAGDPVVAVAQEPAQPQREARDTTSDQRLDQYGRPLRGADPYGREPQPRPRNREAWSPFDW, encoded by the coding sequence ATGAATCTGAGTTTCACGTCGCGGCTGGCGCTGATCGCCTGTCTCTCGACCGTTGTCCCGCAGGCGATGGCACAGGACGCCGATAACCGGCCGCCGCTCGCCGATCTGGACGCGCTCGCGACGACGGAGCCGCAGACCGAAGCGGGGCCGGAAAACGCCGCGCCCGCTCCCGGTTCGCTCGACGACGTCAAGGCGGAAGTCACGCCGCACAAAGCCCCCGCCGTGCATGCAGCCAATCCCTCCGTCAAGAATGCCGCCGCGAAGCACGAAGCCCCGGCGGCGTCAGACTCCCCGATCGAAAGCGCAATCCCCGATCCGCTCGCTCCGCCTGAGGATGATGGAGCAGCGCTGCTTGCCCCCGGCGCACCCGCGCATCCCGCGGCTGCCGCTGAAGCGCCTGCCGGCGATGCCGTTGCGCCGCTTGTCGTCGAGCGCGCCGCCAACGCGGGCGGCAAGGCGGACGCGCGCGACGATGTCGGCGCAGTGAAGGCGTTCTATAACGCGGCCAAGGGCAAACCCATCTGGACCACGGCCGAGGGCTTCACGCCCGCCGCCCTCAAGACCATTCGCGAGATCCGCGCCGCCGACAGCTACGGCCTCGATGCCACAGCGTTCGAGCTTCCCGACAGCGCCGGCGCCACAGCCGAAGCGCGCGCCGATGCCGAAGTGAAGCTCTCGCTCGCCGTGCTGAAATATGCGCGCCACGCGCGGGGCGGCCGTCTCGACCCGCCGTCGATCAGCCCCGCGATGGACCGCAAGCCGCACGTCTACGTGCCGAAATCGGTGCTCGAAGCCATCGCCTCGGCTGACGAGGCCGATGCATATCTGCGCGGCCTGCATCCGAAATCCGAGCAGTTCAAGCAGCTTCGCCAGGCACTCATTGCGCTCGGCAAGGCCACAGACAGCGGCGCCCCATCCATCCGCATCCCCGCCGGGAAGACGTTCAAGCCCGGCGACGACGACGCGCAGATCGCGCTCATCAGGAAGCGACTCAATGCGGGTCTCGAAGCGCCTCGCGACACGATTTACGACGAAGCGTTGCTCGTCGCGGTGAACCGTTTCCAGAAGGAGCGGGGCCTTGAGGTTAACGGTATCGTCGACAAGAAGCTCCGCGCGGCCTTGAACGAAGGCGTCGGTGCCTCGGTCGAAGAAAAGAAGATGCGCCTCATCGTGAACATGGAGCGCTGGCGCTGGATGCCGGACAATCTCGGCGATTTCTACGTCTGGAATTCGATCCCCGAACAGATCACGCGCGTATACGATCGCGGCCGGATGGTGTTGCAGGAGCGTATCGTCGTCGGCAAGCCAACTTCGCAAACCCCGTCCTTTTCGGCGAACATGCAATTCGTCATCTTCAACCCGGAATGGGGCGTGCCGGACGGCATAAAGGCCAACGAGATCGCGCCGAAGCTCAGGCGAGCGGCGCCAAGTGCCCCCGTCGAAGATTTCTTCGATTTTCTCGGTGGCCGGCGCAACGCGGGCGGCGGTGGCGGAGGAGGCGCGTCGAGCGTTCTTCAGCGGCTCGGCGGTCTTCGCGTGACCTACAACGGACGCGATGTCGATCCCGATTCGGTCGACTGGTCCCGTGTGGACGTGCGCCGCTACAGCTTCATTCAGCCCGCCGGGCCGCGCAACGCGCTCGGTATGGTGAAATTCCGCTTCCCGAACAAGCACGACGTGTACATGCACGACACGCCGGAAAAGAGCCTGTTCGGCTCGGCCACGCGCGCGTTCAGCCATGGCTGCATGCGCACGCAAAATCCGCTGCGCTTCGCGGAAGTCATCCTCGCTTACGACAACGGAACGACGCCCGAGCAGATCCGCCGCCAGATCGAAACCGGTCAGACGGTAGAGAACAAGCTCACCAAGACGATCCCTGTTCACATGGTGTATTTCACGGCCGCGCCGGATGAAAAGGGCGAGATCCGCTACTTTTCAGACCTTTACGGCCTCGATGCACGTGTCGCCAGTGCTCTCAAGGGAGAGAGTTTCCGGTTCGCGGGCGATCCCGTCGTTGCTGTAGCGCAGGAGCCGGCCCAGCCGCAGCGCGAGGCACGGGATACCACATCCGACCAGCGGCTCGATCAATATGGACGCCCGCTTCGCGGCGCCGACCCCTACGGGCGCGAACCTCAACCCCGTCCGCGCAATCGCGAAGCCTGGAGCCCGTTCGACTGGTAG
- the trpC gene encoding indole-3-glycerol phosphate synthase TrpC, whose protein sequence is MSILDRIVAYKKEEVAAAKAQVPLAELEDRAAAAPRARDFFDALSRRVAVVEPALIAEVKKASPSRGLIRPDFDPAAIARAYEAGGAACLSVLTDGPSFQGAPAYLVAAREACSLPVLRKDFMVDPYQVTEARAMGADCILVIMACTSDALAEELIANASTHNMDVLVEVHNEDELSRALALDSWLIGINNRDLNSFDITLETTERLARLIPPGRIIVSESGIFAPSDIERLMREGAGAFLVGESLMRHDDVAAATRTLLGRSVGQGQAATA, encoded by the coding sequence ATGAGCATTCTCGACCGCATCGTCGCCTACAAGAAAGAGGAAGTGGCCGCCGCGAAAGCGCAGGTTCCGCTTGCCGAGCTTGAGGATCGCGCCGCCGCCGCGCCGAGAGCGCGAGACTTCTTCGACGCGCTTTCGCGCCGCGTGGCCGTGGTCGAGCCGGCGCTGATCGCCGAGGTGAAGAAGGCCAGCCCGTCGCGCGGACTGATCCGCCCGGATTTCGACCCCGCCGCCATCGCGCGCGCCTATGAAGCTGGCGGAGCGGCTTGCCTTTCGGTGCTGACGGACGGACCGTCGTTCCAGGGCGCGCCGGCCTATCTCGTCGCTGCGCGAGAAGCCTGCTCGCTGCCGGTGCTGCGCAAGGATTTCATGGTCGATCCCTATCAGGTGACGGAGGCGCGCGCGATGGGGGCGGACTGCATCCTCGTCATCATGGCCTGCACGAGCGATGCGCTGGCCGAAGAGTTGATTGCGAACGCGAGCACTCACAACATGGATGTGCTCGTGGAAGTGCATAACGAGGACGAGTTAAGCCGCGCGCTCGCGCTCGATTCCTGGCTGATCGGCATCAACAACCGCGACCTCAACAGCTTCGATATCACGCTGGAGACGACCGAAAGGCTGGCGCGCCTCATCCCGCCGGGGCGGATCATCGTTTCCGAAAGCGGCATCTTCGCCCCGTCGGACATTGAAAGGCTCATGCGAGAAGGCGCGGGCGCATTCCTCGTCGGGGAAAGTCTCATGCGCCACGACGACGTTGCAGCCGCGACGCGCACCCTTCTCGGCCGTTCTGTCGGCCAAGGGCAGGCCGCAACCGCATGA
- the moaC gene encoding cyclic pyranopterin monophosphate synthase MoaC: protein MSGLSHIDGKGEAAMVDVADKAETLRAAIAEGWLVTASETLTLIEDGAIAKGDVLAVARVAGIMAAKRTADLIPLCHPLSLSKVSIAFELRRDRPGVRVEALAKATGKTGVEMEALTAVSVACLTLYDMLKAADRSMTIDGVRLLKKTGGRHGDTPEARS from the coding sequence ATGAGCGGGCTTTCCCATATCGATGGGAAGGGCGAGGCCGCCATGGTCGACGTTGCGGACAAGGCCGAAACATTGCGCGCGGCGATAGCGGAAGGCTGGCTCGTCACGGCGAGCGAAACCTTGACGCTGATCGAGGACGGCGCCATCGCCAAGGGCGACGTGCTGGCCGTTGCGCGGGTCGCGGGGATCATGGCGGCGAAACGCACCGCCGACCTCATCCCGCTATGCCACCCGCTTTCGCTTTCGAAGGTCAGCATCGCGTTTGAATTGCGCCGCGACCGTCCGGGCGTGCGTGTCGAGGCGCTCGCGAAGGCCACCGGCAAGACCGGCGTCGAGATGGAGGCGCTGACGGCGGTTTCGGTCGCCTGTCTCACGCTTTACGACATGCTGAAGGCTGCGGACAGGTCGATGACAATCGACGGTGTGCGCCTTCTGAAGAAAACCGGCGGACGACACGGCGATACGCCCGAAGCACGCTCATGA
- a CDS encoding SixA phosphatase family protein — protein MKTVTLFRHAKSGDKDNPNIDDFDRPLNDRGLKAAPKMGAALRDRGVRPNLILCSPSVRTRQTLKLAAAAAWDNPPDERFEKKIYEASERTLLKLLRESPGDADHVMLVGHNPGLQDLAVTLAQPGSAERHALKEKLPTAAIVSFNFDADAWSDLEPGAGRVRLFITPNTLPSSGLGNTVPPHGQGQE, from the coding sequence ATGAAGACCGTAACGCTTTTCCGCCACGCCAAATCCGGCGACAAGGACAATCCGAATATCGACGATTTCGACCGGCCGCTGAACGATCGAGGCCTCAAGGCTGCGCCGAAAATGGGAGCCGCCCTGCGCGATCGCGGCGTCCGCCCCAATCTCATCCTCTGCTCGCCGTCTGTCCGTACGCGGCAGACGCTGAAGCTGGCAGCTGCCGCCGCGTGGGACAATCCGCCGGATGAGCGCTTCGAAAAGAAGATCTACGAGGCGAGCGAACGCACCTTGTTGAAGCTTCTGCGGGAAAGCCCAGGCGACGCGGATCACGTGATGCTCGTCGGCCATAACCCCGGCTTGCAGGATCTGGCCGTGACGCTTGCTCAGCCCGGCAGCGCCGAGCGTCACGCGCTGAAGGAAAAATTGCCGACCGCCGCCATCGTCAGCTTCAATTTCGACGCTGACGCGTGGAGCGATCTGGAGCCGGGGGCGGGCCGCGTCCGCCTCTTCATCACGCCGAACACGCTTCCGTCATCGGGCCTGGGAAATACGGTTCCGCCGCATGGCCAAGGACAAGAATAA
- a CDS encoding Rid family detoxifying hydrolase, whose amino-acid sequence MTRRAIIDAPGLGRALGPYSRAVWAGNTLFLSGQLGTDPVTNKLVEGGAGPETDQILKGIAAVLKEAGLTLDNVVKSNVYLTDMNDFAAMNAVYETHFTAPYPSRTTIGITALPGGAHVEIEVVAVKD is encoded by the coding sequence ATGACACGTCGCGCCATTATCGATGCACCGGGCCTTGGAAGGGCCCTCGGGCCATATTCCCGTGCCGTCTGGGCAGGGAACACGCTGTTTCTGTCGGGCCAGCTCGGCACCGACCCGGTGACGAACAAGCTCGTCGAGGGCGGGGCGGGACCGGAGACGGACCAGATCCTGAAGGGTATCGCCGCCGTGCTGAAAGAAGCGGGCCTCACTCTCGACAACGTCGTGAAGTCGAACGTCTACCTCACCGACATGAACGACTTTGCGGCCATGAACGCCGTTTATGAGACGCATTTCACGGCGCCGTATCCCTCACGCACGACAATCGGCATTACGGCGCTTCCCGGCGGCGCGCATGTCGAGATCGAAGTCGTCGCGGTGAAAGACTAA